A window from Gemmatimonadota bacterium encodes these proteins:
- a CDS encoding DUF1679 domain-containing protein, translating into MPWAWTIPIRIRTRIRLRIREVREILVVPSMPDVIPSLDSVTPEWLTSLLRQRGVLERGRVLDVKIRSNPAFNSVAAHLEPVYSADAPAGVPERLFIKIKQHRWGRDEVSFYRMAMRQKPPLPMLIPFIDGAYDEDTGISHCLMLDVSGTHHAPVSRASLLAGDGVPKAGELAGCVEALASLHAYWWEHPDLRDGPVRIPTPFTDEESYMAEVRDQAEEWRRFSASAAAELPRELIELYDRRIEALPTLWDRYLKHRIARFSKLTVCHSDCYFTQFLCPDDPEIHGTYLSDMEEACIYLGAEDLVYVFATFWTREQRQENDRELRCLKRYYETLVNRGVKDYSWDDLCMDYRLQMIWRVELPVWDQQNGSSPDYWRPKMQCLADAYRDWDCAALL; encoded by the coding sequence ATGCCGTGGGCGTGGACAATCCCCATACGAATCCGAACACGAATCCGCCTGCGAATCCGCGAAGTGCGCGAAATCCTGGTGGTGCCGTCGATGCCTGACGTAATCCCGTCCCTGGATTCGGTCACACCCGAATGGCTGACCTCCTTGCTTCGACAACGCGGTGTACTCGAACGAGGGCGGGTCCTGGACGTCAAGATCCGGTCCAATCCCGCGTTCAACTCAGTCGCGGCGCACCTGGAGCCCGTGTATTCCGCGGATGCCCCGGCAGGCGTCCCCGAACGCCTGTTCATCAAGATCAAACAGCATCGCTGGGGACGGGATGAAGTCTCCTTCTACCGGATGGCCATGAGGCAGAAGCCGCCGCTGCCCATGCTGATCCCCTTCATCGACGGCGCGTACGACGAGGACACGGGGATTTCGCACTGCCTGATGCTCGATGTCTCCGGAACGCATCATGCCCCCGTCTCCCGTGCAAGCCTGCTGGCAGGCGACGGCGTACCGAAAGCAGGGGAACTGGCCGGTTGCGTGGAAGCCCTGGCCAGCCTGCACGCATACTGGTGGGAACACCCGGACCTGAGGGACGGCCCTGTGAGGATCCCGACCCCTTTCACGGATGAAGAAAGTTACATGGCCGAGGTGCGGGACCAGGCCGAGGAATGGAGGCGATTCAGCGCATCGGCCGCTGCCGAACTGCCCCGCGAACTGATCGAGTTGTACGACCGTCGAATTGAAGCGCTGCCCACGCTGTGGGATCGATACCTGAAACATCGAATTGCCCGTTTCTCAAAGCTCACGGTGTGTCACTCGGACTGTTACTTCACCCAGTTCCTCTGTCCCGACGACCCGGAGATACACGGAACCTACCTGTCGGATATGGAGGAGGCATGCATCTACCTGGGCGCCGAAGACCTGGTCTACGTGTTCGCGACGTTCTGGACGCGTGAACAGCGACAGGAAAACGACCGGGAGTTACGATGCTTGAAGCGGTATTACGAGACGCTGGTGAATCGTGGTGTGAAGGATTACTCGTGGGATGATCTCTGCATGGATTACCGCCTGCAGATGATCTGGCGGGTTGAACTTCCCGTCTGGGATCAGCAGAACGGGAGTTCGCCGGACTACTGGCGACCCAAGATGCAATGCCTGGCCGATGCGTACCGCGACTGGGACTGCGCGGCCCTGCTGTAA
- a CDS encoding Gfo/Idh/MocA family oxidoreductase, with translation MDVVRIGVIGLGNMGGFHIDYLTGNEVPGAVLKAVCDVDPDQLAQAKSLAGDDVSTYGSADELLASAAIDALIIATPHYDHPPLAIKAFDRGLHVLCEKPAGVYTRQVREMNTAAEKSGLVFGMMFNQRTLGEHRKLKELVSSGELGELRRTNYIITNWFRAQSYYDSGGWRATWSGEGGGVLANQCPHNLDLWQWICGMPVRIRAFCGFGKYHDIEVEDDVTAYAEYENGATGVFITTTGESPGTNRMEITGDNGKVVMEEGRITFWRNRTPADVFNREWKGGFGSPETWKCEIPFQAGGEEHRGITKDWVRAILEGTPLIAPGVEGIRGVELANAMLLSAWQDDWVDIPVDEALYYEKLQERIRSSKVRKKETGGTTLSVEGTF, from the coding sequence ATGGACGTCGTACGCATCGGTGTGATCGGCCTCGGGAACATGGGCGGGTTCCACATCGATTACCTCACCGGGAACGAAGTGCCGGGCGCGGTACTGAAGGCCGTCTGCGATGTCGATCCGGATCAACTGGCGCAGGCGAAATCGCTCGCCGGCGACGACGTCTCGACCTATGGAAGCGCCGATGAACTACTGGCGTCCGCAGCGATCGACGCCTTGATCATCGCGACGCCCCACTACGACCATCCGCCGCTGGCGATCAAGGCCTTTGACCGGGGACTGCACGTGCTCTGCGAAAAACCGGCCGGCGTATACACGCGCCAGGTGCGGGAAATGAACACGGCGGCCGAGAAGAGCGGCCTCGTCTTCGGAATGATGTTCAACCAGCGGACGCTGGGCGAGCACCGGAAGCTCAAGGAACTCGTGTCATCGGGCGAACTGGGCGAGCTACGACGGACGAACTACATCATCACGAACTGGTTCCGTGCGCAGAGCTACTACGACTCGGGCGGTTGGCGCGCCACGTGGTCCGGTGAAGGCGGCGGCGTGCTCGCCAACCAGTGCCCCCACAACCTCGACCTCTGGCAGTGGATCTGCGGCATGCCCGTGCGCATCCGGGCCTTCTGCGGCTTCGGGAAGTACCACGACATCGAAGTCGAAGACGACGTGACGGCCTACGCCGAGTACGAAAACGGCGCCACGGGCGTTTTCATCACGACCACGGGCGAGTCGCCCGGGACCAACCGCATGGAGATCACGGGCGACAACGGGAAGGTGGTCATGGAGGAAGGGCGGATCACCTTCTGGCGCAATCGCACGCCGGCGGACGTCTTCAACCGCGAATGGAAGGGCGGGTTCGGCAGCCCGGAGACCTGGAAATGCGAAATCCCCTTCCAGGCCGGAGGCGAAGAGCATCGCGGCATCACGAAGGACTGGGTGCGCGCGATCCTGGAGGGCACGCCGCTCATCGCGCCGGGCGTCGAAGGCATCCGGGGCGTCGAACTGGCCAACGCCATGCTCCTCTCCGCCTGGCAGGACGACTGGGTCGATATCCCGGTGGACGAAGCGCTCTACTACGAGAAGCTGCAGGAGCGGATACGGTCGTCCAAGGTGCGCAAGAAGGAGACCGGCGGCACGACGCTGAGCGTGGAAGGCACGTTCTAG
- a CDS encoding phytanoyl-CoA dioxygenase family protein → MLTDDQIAEFHRNGFLNGGRVLDDSGVQELRDELQRVLDTGPEGFPEDGPRPVLFHNMVRDREPERCVWQIVNIWEVSGAYRRLIHHPFIVDAISRLTEADELMVWHDQIQYKPAGYGGVTSWHQDAPLWPIIRPMTPVSAWVALDDATVENGCMWMTPGSHRWGNQIEFLRTQAHLQQTEDFGRIEGFTPPGRSGAEKVDPRPWPVKTGEVSFHHSLTWHGSPFNHSDQPRRAIAMHYMTGASRFVASGQHVMKAFVDVPDGAPMNQAGEHFPFVMRNGKPAALAG, encoded by the coding sequence ATGTTGACCGATGACCAAATAGCCGAATTTCACCGCAACGGGTTCCTCAACGGCGGCCGCGTCCTGGACGACTCCGGGGTCCAGGAACTTCGCGACGAGTTGCAGCGCGTGCTCGACACCGGCCCTGAAGGTTTTCCCGAGGACGGGCCGAGACCGGTGCTTTTCCACAACATGGTCCGCGATCGGGAACCGGAACGCTGCGTCTGGCAGATCGTGAACATCTGGGAAGTGTCCGGCGCCTACCGGCGCCTGATCCACCATCCTTTCATCGTGGATGCCATCAGCCGGCTCACCGAGGCGGACGAACTGATGGTCTGGCACGACCAGATCCAGTACAAGCCGGCGGGCTACGGCGGCGTAACCAGTTGGCACCAGGATGCGCCGCTGTGGCCCATCATACGGCCCATGACGCCGGTATCCGCCTGGGTCGCCCTCGACGACGCGACGGTGGAGAACGGGTGCATGTGGATGACGCCGGGCAGCCACCGGTGGGGCAACCAGATCGAGTTCCTGCGGACGCAGGCCCACCTGCAGCAGACGGAGGACTTCGGTCGGATCGAAGGCTTCACGCCGCCGGGCCGCAGTGGCGCGGAGAAGGTAGATCCCCGGCCCTGGCCGGTGAAGACCGGTGAAGTCTCGTTCCACCACTCGCTGACCTGGCACGGCTCGCCCTTCAATCATTCCGATCAACCCAGGCGCGCCATCGCCATGCACTACATGACGGGCGCGTCCCGCTTCGTCGCGTCCGGGCAGCACGTCATGAAAGCCTTCGTCGACGTGCCGGACGGGGCACCCATGAACCAGGCGGGCGAGCATTTCCCCTTCGTGATGAGAAACGGAAAGCCGGCCGCTCTCGCCGGATGA
- the htpG gene encoding molecular chaperone HtpG — MSEAPTAPTETMEFKSELRQILHLITHSLYSNKEIFLRELISNASDAINKIRFNSINNSDLLDGDTEWKIKLIADKDKNTLTVSDNGTGMSRETIIDQLGTIAKSGTRAFLETLRQADEASRPELIGQFGVGFYSAFMVADRVTVVSRLAGDPKDQGVRWVSAGEGEFTIKSVEKEAHGTDVTLHLKEDEKEFLEEWRLRQVVKEFSDFIEYPVVMDVERHEPVEGEDDKTEAVVREETLNSMKALWLRSKDEIEEDEYNAFYRQISHDYGDPAKVIHYTAEGLTEFKVLLFIPAKRPFDMMFGDPKVGPRLYVQRVQIMENCEELLPPYLRFIKGVVDCADLPLNVSREILQQNPILDRIRKNIVKRIFTVLEEMKKDEFDKYVEFYRELGLILKEGMAQDFENRDTLTSLAVYESMNTEAGKYISMDEYVDQMPPDQDEIYYLIGEHRGMLERTPYLEVFRDRGWNVLFMTDPIDEFVMSSVDEYREKKYKAADKGDIAADETDKAKAEDDEKTFQALIEALKGKIPEVQDIRLSTRLKDSASCLVADEGAMSAHMERLMQRMGEGGGQTSKRILELNAGHPVVQGLQKLHDSDGEDARVESIGRLLYEQAVVAEGSKLDDPVGFASRINDLLVKELIRI, encoded by the coding sequence ATGTCCGAAGCACCTACCGCACCCACCGAAACCATGGAATTCAAGAGCGAGTTGCGGCAGATCCTTCACCTGATCACCCATTCGCTCTACTCCAACAAGGAAATCTTCCTCCGCGAACTGATCAGCAACGCCAGCGACGCGATCAACAAGATCCGCTTCAATTCCATCAACAACAGCGACCTGCTCGACGGCGACACCGAGTGGAAGATCAAGCTGATTGCAGACAAGGACAAGAACACGCTGACGGTTTCCGACAACGGCACGGGGATGTCCCGCGAAACCATTATTGATCAGCTGGGCACGATCGCGAAGTCCGGCACCCGGGCCTTCCTGGAGACCCTGCGGCAGGCGGACGAAGCCAGCCGTCCCGAGTTGATCGGCCAGTTCGGCGTGGGTTTCTACTCGGCGTTCATGGTGGCCGACCGGGTGACGGTGGTCTCCCGCCTGGCGGGCGATCCGAAAGACCAGGGCGTCCGCTGGGTCTCCGCGGGAGAGGGCGAGTTCACCATCAAGTCGGTGGAGAAGGAGGCCCACGGGACCGACGTCACGCTCCATCTTAAGGAGGACGAGAAGGAGTTCCTGGAGGAATGGCGGCTGCGGCAGGTGGTCAAGGAGTTCTCCGATTTCATCGAGTACCCGGTCGTCATGGACGTGGAACGGCACGAACCCGTCGAGGGAGAGGACGACAAGACGGAGGCGGTGGTCCGGGAAGAGACGCTCAATTCCATGAAGGCCCTCTGGCTGCGTTCGAAGGACGAGATCGAAGAAGACGAGTACAACGCCTTCTACCGCCAGATCTCCCACGATTACGGCGATCCTGCGAAGGTGATCCACTACACCGCCGAGGGGCTGACGGAGTTCAAGGTGCTGCTCTTCATCCCGGCGAAGCGGCCCTTCGACATGATGTTCGGCGATCCCAAGGTAGGACCCAGGCTGTACGTGCAGCGGGTCCAGATCATGGAAAACTGCGAGGAGCTGCTGCCGCCCTACCTGCGCTTCATCAAGGGCGTGGTGGACTGCGCGGACCTGCCCCTCAACGTCTCCCGCGAGATCCTGCAGCAGAACCCCATCCTCGACCGCATCCGGAAGAACATCGTCAAGCGGATCTTCACGGTGCTGGAGGAGATGAAGAAGGACGAGTTCGACAAGTACGTGGAATTCTACCGGGAACTGGGCCTGATCCTCAAGGAGGGGATGGCGCAGGACTTCGAGAACCGGGACACCCTGACCTCTCTGGCCGTGTACGAGTCCATGAACACCGAGGCCGGGAAGTACATTTCCATGGATGAATACGTAGACCAGATGCCGCCCGACCAGGATGAGATCTACTACCTGATCGGCGAGCACCGCGGCATGCTCGAGCGGACGCCGTACCTGGAGGTCTTCCGGGACCGCGGCTGGAACGTCCTCTTCATGACGGACCCCATCGACGAATTCGTCATGTCGTCGGTGGACGAGTACCGCGAGAAGAAGTACAAGGCGGCGGACAAAGGCGACATTGCGGCGGACGAAACCGATAAGGCCAAAGCGGAAGACGACGAGAAGACCTTCCAGGCCCTGATCGAGGCCCTGAAGGGCAAGATTCCGGAGGTGCAGGATATCCGGCTGTCCACGCGCCTCAAGGACAGCGCCTCCTGCCTGGTGGCCGACGAGGGCGCCATGAGCGCCCACATGGAACGGCTCATGCAGCGCATGGGCGAGGGCGGCGGCCAGACCTCCAAGCGCATCCTGGAACTCAACGCCGGACATCCCGTGGTCCAGGGCCTGCAGAAGCTCCACGACAGCGACGGCGAAGATGCACGCGTCGAATCCATCGGCCGCCTGCTGTACGAGCAGGCCGTGGTGGCCGAGGGGTCCAAGCTCGACGATCCCGTAGGCTTCGCGAGCCGGATCAACGACCTGCTGGTCAAGGAACTGATCCGGATTTAG
- a CDS encoding peptide ABC transporter substrate-binding protein — MRTPTVLVSILLLASCGESERGGEQSGTTTEGGRVNSIGVTLPDDAVDASRQVLRSMSPEPKSLDPSIEPYDTEQTILPFEALLFKDEHWNPIPGAAHSWGSDDGIIWTFNLRSGMRWSDGSPLTAHDFVYSYRRMLDPESTNIYAFFYYDIKNAEAIVKGENKDLGSLGVRAVDDTTLVIETEKRAPYLPHIVSFGDAMPVPKRLVDKYGRKWTEPQNIITNSGFMVTEWVNGSHMTLVPNPYYNGPHKPFLEKVIHPFRNAAAATILPYESDEVDMENVDVNDLERIERDPELKKDLVRFHGLNTWYLFFRTQLPPFDDIRVREAFTRVMDRDNICNIILRGGAVPAYSMIPPGFREFEGDTHAAVQGFDPERARQLMREAGYPGGQGFPRQELWLRAPTPSDRLIGVAIQSMLKEHLGVDVDIRTADLHTYMDHLYEWNMNLGLIAFGADFLDPRNILDMIWHSQPRGHGRQDWHNPDFDRLVDAAAAELNPEIRESLYREASAVHVADYPGAFLYHKMGLQLRKPWLKGYAVNDDGTVGSFRWHKLYIAEVEDGE, encoded by the coding sequence ATGCGCACTCCCACCGTACTTGTATCGATCCTCTTGCTGGCCTCCTGCGGCGAAAGTGAGCGCGGCGGGGAACAGTCGGGGACCACCACGGAAGGCGGCCGCGTCAACTCGATCGGTGTGACGCTGCCCGACGACGCCGTGGACGCCTCCCGCCAGGTGCTCCGGTCCATGAGCCCCGAGCCGAAGAGCCTGGACCCCAGTATCGAGCCCTACGACACCGAGCAGACGATCCTGCCCTTCGAGGCCCTGTTGTTCAAGGACGAGCACTGGAACCCGATCCCGGGCGCCGCGCACAGCTGGGGCTCGGATGACGGGATAATCTGGACCTTCAACCTCAGGTCCGGGATGCGCTGGAGCGACGGGTCGCCGCTGACGGCCCACGACTTCGTGTATTCCTACCGCCGGATGCTCGACCCCGAATCCACCAACATCTACGCTTTCTTCTATTACGACATCAAGAACGCCGAAGCGATCGTCAAGGGGGAGAACAAGGACCTCGGGTCCCTGGGCGTCCGGGCCGTGGACGATACGACCCTGGTCATCGAAACCGAAAAGCGGGCGCCCTACCTGCCCCATATCGTTTCTTTCGGCGACGCCATGCCGGTGCCGAAGCGGCTCGTGGACAAATACGGCCGCAAGTGGACCGAACCGCAGAACATCATCACGAATTCCGGCTTCATGGTCACGGAGTGGGTCAACGGCAGCCACATGACGCTTGTTCCCAATCCCTACTACAACGGCCCCCACAAGCCCTTCCTGGAGAAGGTGATCCACCCTTTTCGCAACGCGGCCGCGGCCACCATCCTTCCTTACGAGAGCGACGAGGTCGACATGGAGAACGTGGACGTGAACGACCTGGAACGCATCGAGCGTGATCCCGAACTGAAGAAAGATCTCGTGCGCTTTCACGGACTGAATACCTGGTATCTCTTCTTCAGGACGCAGCTGCCGCCCTTCGACGACATTCGCGTCCGGGAAGCCTTCACGCGGGTGATGGACCGCGACAACATCTGCAACATCATCCTGCGGGGCGGGGCCGTGCCGGCCTATTCCATGATCCCACCCGGCTTCAGGGAATTCGAGGGCGACACGCACGCCGCGGTGCAGGGATTCGATCCCGAACGGGCGCGGCAACTGATGCGCGAGGCCGGATATCCAGGTGGTCAGGGATTCCCCCGCCAGGAACTGTGGCTAAGGGCGCCTACCCCCTCCGACCGCCTGATCGGCGTGGCGATACAGAGCATGCTGAAAGAACATCTCGGCGTCGACGTGGACATCCGGACGGCCGACCTGCACACCTACATGGACCATCTGTACGAGTGGAACATGAACCTCGGGCTGATCGCCTTCGGCGCCGATTTCCTCGACCCCCGCAACATACTGGACATGATCTGGCACTCCCAGCCCCGGGGCCACGGCCGGCAGGACTGGCACAATCCCGACTTCGACCGCCTCGTGGATGCAGCCGCGGCCGAACTGAATCCGGAGATCAGGGAAAGTCTGTACCGTGAAGCCTCGGCCGTCCACGTGGCGGACTATCCCGGCGCGTTCCTCTATCACAAGATGGGTCTGCAGCTCCGGAAACCCTGGCTGAAGGGCTATGCCGTAAACGACGACGGCACCGTGGGTTCCTTCCGCTGGCATAAGTTATACATCGCCGAGGTGGAAGATGGGGAGTAG
- a CDS encoding esterase-like activity of phytase family protein, with protein MGSRDLSGSKRGPAVLRLPAALRRPLGYRLLPAPLVLPTCHLFITPLALCFAALLWMPGSAAAQESPVLLEAISVLPVEGPESNQPSGLFVHNDTLYTVSDKHDDTIFRIELREDVAVFVPHIRFEAPKPFGVFRLDLEGITRDDDGSFYLASEGAFAILKVDADGKKASWVTTSLRKTGASAGLFQTRGGYLEGITLMARDRFLVTAEREPCGLIEVDMAPVQRIVEIANHGATDSYTGLHREVENVYILQRSTATIRRTIRYLDVDSPSTIWSFAHIVNDPEYLYQHEQFGAKTAEGLAMDRDRVYVILDNNNDARRMYPTDHRPLLLIMKRPG; from the coding sequence ATGGGGAGTAGGGATCTTTCCGGGAGTAAGCGGGGCCCGGCCGTCCTTCGTTTACCGGCCGCGCTACGCCGGCCGCTCGGATACCGTCTCCTGCCCGCGCCGCTCGTATTGCCCACCTGTCACTTGTTCATTACGCCGCTCGCCCTATGCTTTGCGGCCTTGCTTTGGATGCCCGGGTCGGCCGCAGCCCAGGAAAGCCCGGTCCTCCTCGAAGCGATCAGCGTCCTCCCCGTCGAGGGTCCCGAATCCAACCAGCCATCGGGACTCTTCGTCCATAACGACACCCTGTACACCGTTTCCGACAAGCACGACGATACCATCTTCCGGATTGAACTCCGGGAGGATGTCGCGGTATTCGTTCCGCATATACGGTTCGAGGCGCCCAAACCCTTCGGGGTGTTCAGGCTGGACCTGGAGGGCATCACCCGCGATGACGACGGAAGCTTCTATCTCGCCAGCGAAGGGGCGTTCGCCATTCTGAAGGTCGACGCGGACGGAAAGAAGGCATCCTGGGTCACCACGAGCCTCCGGAAAACAGGCGCATCGGCGGGGCTTTTCCAGACGCGCGGCGGATATCTCGAGGGCATCACGCTGATGGCCCGGGACCGGTTCCTGGTCACCGCGGAAAGGGAGCCCTGCGGCCTGATCGAAGTCGACATGGCCCCGGTGCAAAGGATCGTGGAGATCGCCAATCATGGCGCAACGGACAGTTACACGGGCCTGCACCGGGAGGTCGAAAACGTATACATCCTTCAGAGAAGCACCGCGACCATCCGGAGGACCATCCGGTACCTGGACGTGGACAGTCCCTCAACGATCTGGTCCTTCGCCCATATCGTCAACGACCCGGAATACCTCTATCAGCACGAACAGTTTGGCGCGAAAACGGCGGAGGGGCTCGCCATGGACCGCGACCGGGTCTACGTCATCCTCGACAACAACAACGACGCGCGCCGGATGTACCCCACCGATCACAGACCCTTGCTCCTGATCATGAAGCGGCCCGGGTGA
- a CDS encoding phosphotransferase yields MNRDAQDRLVRLFRRTFGRAPSRIAALGADGSSRQYFRLADGGRTVIGTANEDLRENVAFLTLSRHFRRHGLPVPEIFAEDLEQGVYLQQDLGDETLYDRVAATRAEEGTFSEGPAAMYRRVLDDLPRFQVTAAADLDFSVCYPRSRFDAQSIRWDLNYFKYHFLKLVPVDFDEQALENDFERLTAFLLEADTHFFLYRDFQSRNIMWHEGRPHYIDYQGGRQGALQYDVASLLLDAKADIPWEIRDELLDHYVEAAGEYAPLRRDAFLAHYYGYALVRLMQALGAYGYRGLYEGKSHFLTSISHGVRNLEGLLERDGPPVDLPELNRAWSRIVDDPALRRMGEVSGEGLTVHLWSFSYHLGLPRDPSGNGGGFIFDCRIVKNPGRIPEYADLTGKDAPVAAFLDELEEARSFLGDALTMVDRAVEHHLRRGFTDLTVAFGCTGGQHRSVYFAERLAAHLKERPGLKVRLRHREQEDS; encoded by the coding sequence ATGAATCGTGATGCCCAGGACAGGCTGGTACGCCTCTTCCGCCGTACGTTCGGCCGTGCGCCGTCGCGCATCGCCGCCCTAGGCGCGGACGGCTCGAGTCGGCAATACTTTCGGCTGGCGGACGGGGGACGGACGGTCATCGGGACGGCAAACGAAGACCTCCGGGAAAACGTCGCCTTCCTTACGCTGTCCCGCCACTTCCGCCGCCATGGCCTGCCGGTGCCCGAGATCTTCGCCGAGGACCTGGAACAGGGCGTCTATCTGCAGCAGGACCTGGGTGACGAGACGCTGTACGACCGGGTGGCCGCCACGCGAGCGGAGGAGGGCACTTTTTCGGAAGGGCCGGCCGCGATGTACCGGCGGGTGCTCGACGACCTGCCCCGTTTCCAGGTCACCGCGGCAGCGGACCTGGACTTCTCGGTCTGTTACCCCAGGAGCCGGTTCGACGCGCAGTCCATCCGGTGGGACCTGAACTACTTCAAGTATCACTTCTTGAAGCTCGTGCCGGTGGACTTCGACGAGCAGGCCCTCGAAAACGATTTCGAGCGGCTCACGGCGTTCCTCCTGGAAGCGGATACCCATTTCTTCCTGTACCGTGACTTCCAGTCCCGCAACATCATGTGGCATGAGGGACGCCCGCATTACATCGACTACCAGGGCGGGCGGCAGGGCGCGCTTCAATACGACGTGGCGTCTCTTCTGCTGGATGCCAAGGCCGACATCCCGTGGGAGATCCGGGACGAACTCCTGGATCACTATGTCGAAGCGGCCGGCGAGTATGCCCCCCTTCGCCGGGATGCGTTCCTGGCGCACTATTACGGTTACGCCCTGGTCCGTCTCATGCAGGCGCTGGGCGCCTACGGGTACCGTGGCTTGTACGAAGGCAAGTCCCACTTCCTGACCAGCATCTCCCACGGCGTCCGCAACCTCGAGGGGCTGCTCGAGCGGGACGGCCCGCCGGTCGACCTGCCTGAGTTGAACCGTGCCTGGTCGCGCATCGTCGACGACCCGGCGCTTCGGAGAATGGGCGAGGTTTCCGGCGAAGGACTGACCGTCCACCTCTGGAGTTTTTCCTATCACCTCGGTCTGCCCCGGGATCCGAGCGGAAACGGCGGCGGGTTCATCTTCGACTGCCGGATCGTGAAGAACCCCGGCCGTATACCGGAATACGCGGATCTGACGGGAAAGGACGCGCCGGTGGCGGCCTTCCTGGACGAACTCGAGGAGGCACGGTCCTTCCTGGGGGATGCGCTGACCATGGTCGACCGGGCGGTCGAACACCACCTGCGTCGCGGGTTCACGGACCTGACCGTCGCCTTCGGGTGCACGGGCGGTCAGCACCGCTCGGTGTATTTCGCGGAACGGCTGGCGGCGCACCTGAAGGAGCGTCCGGGCTTGAAGGTCCGGCTCAGGCACCGGGAGCAGGAGGATTCGTGA
- a CDS encoding NTP transferase domain-containing protein, which translates to MKAMILAAGLGTRLRPLTDARPKALVEVAGRPMLYWVIARLARHGFNDIIINAHHFAEQIEAFAAAYDSPGVSLTVSVEEEILDTGGGVRMAAWFFHREEPFLVHNVDVLTDLDLSALMTAHRASEAGSACGARSAPGAHRASEAGSASGALVTVAVKKRKSTRHLLFDEAGRLGGWRSDITGETRTVRPMEGPVTSLPFMGVYVMSLAALGKMTGSGSFSIIDFFLDLAGTGSPIQAFRAEEARWADLGSVDRIAAAERLFGKDWFADFG; encoded by the coding sequence GTGAAGGCCATGATCCTTGCGGCGGGCCTGGGCACCCGGCTCCGGCCCCTCACCGACGCCCGGCCCAAAGCCCTTGTAGAGGTCGCCGGCCGGCCGATGCTTTACTGGGTGATCGCGCGGCTCGCCCGCCATGGTTTCAACGACATCATCATCAATGCTCACCATTTCGCGGAACAGATCGAGGCCTTCGCGGCCGCGTACGATAGTCCCGGCGTTTCGCTGACCGTTTCCGTGGAGGAGGAGATCCTCGACACGGGCGGCGGGGTGCGCATGGCCGCGTGGTTCTTCCACCGCGAGGAGCCGTTCCTGGTGCACAACGTGGATGTGCTGACCGACCTGGATCTGTCCGCGCTGATGACGGCCCACCGGGCATCGGAAGCCGGTTCGGCGTGTGGCGCTCGTTCGGCGCCGGGTGCCCACCGGGCATCGGAAGCCGGTTCGGCGAGTGGCGCCCTGGTCACCGTCGCCGTGAAGAAAAGGAAGAGTACGCGCCACCTGCTTTTCGACGAGGCGGGACGGCTGGGCGGCTGGCGTTCGGATATCACGGGAGAGACGCGCACGGTCCGGCCGATGGAGGGTCCCGTCACCTCCCTGCCCTTCATGGGCGTCTACGTCATGTCGCTGGCGGCGTTGGGCAAGATGACCGGTTCCGGTTCCTTTTCGATCATCGACTTCTTCCTGGATCTGGCGGGTACGGGCAGCCCAATTCAGGCCTTTCGGGCCGAAGAAGCCCGGTGGGCGGATCTCGGAAGCGTGGACCGAATCGCGGCGGCGGAGCGGCTGTTCGGAAAGGACTGGTTCGCGGATTTCGGTTAG